From one Brachypodium distachyon strain Bd21 chromosome 4, Brachypodium_distachyon_v3.0, whole genome shotgun sequence genomic stretch:
- the LOC100830658 gene encoding uncharacterized protein LOC100830658 produces MDIQSCVKASLLALGLLSLATSLPHLYSCLRTFLVVSLPSVASAVTAPKCLFVFSNIIVVFLVGECKLSHGGKSPDIGDDDVLNDQRQEQEEEFHQEELVMETALGALVVTGASEQEEEGNMAVVQEEEGSLVVLQEGHHVVQMDQDEGSIMEVRVGFTLEEEEESSGLPAADELNRRVEDFIARFNMERQLEARMLVCCC; encoded by the coding sequence ATGGACATCCAAAGCTGCGTGAAGGCCTCTCTCCTGGCGCTAGGCCTGCTGTCACTGGCGACGTCGTTGCCGCACCTGTATTCCTGCCTACGGACCTTCCTCGTGGTGTCCCTGCCTTCCGTCGCCTCGGCCGTCACCGCGCCCAAGTGCCTCTTCGTCTTCTCCAACAtcatcgtcgtcttcctcgtcggcgAGTGCAAGCTCTCGCACGGCGGCAAGTCACCGGACatcggcgacgacgacgtcctGAACGACCAAAGGcaggaacaagaagaagagttcCACCAAGAGGAGCTGGTGATGGAGACTGCCTTAGGGGCATTGGTTGTCACCGGCGCGAGCgaacaagaagaggaaggcaACATGGCAGTTgtacaagaagaagaggggtcCTTGGTAGTACTGCAAGAAGGTCATCATGTAGTGCAGATGGATCAAGATGAGGGGTCAATAATGGAGGTAAGAGTCGGGTTCACGctagaagaggaagaggaaagcagtggcctgccggcggcggacgagcTGAACCGGCGAGTGGAGGACTTCATCGCGAGGTTCAACATGGAGAGGCAGCTGGAGGCCAGGATGCTCGTGTGCTGTTGTTGA